A region of Micromonospora sp. WMMD882 DNA encodes the following proteins:
- a CDS encoding pyridoxal-phosphate dependent enzyme — MPPTGTSATTPLLHSHATDAIKAPSFIRLSENLVLARFETLKVYAALGAVRALLKAGTVRPGDTLVDSSSGIYALALAMVCHRYGLRCHIVASTTVTAAIRAQLEILGATVDQMPPAPDLRLDQHRRVARVQELLRRNPGMHWMRQYHDPTHRLGYAELAALVRAVLPQVPLTVVASVGTGASSAGLVQPLRADDPATRLVGVQPFGSVSFGSERFPDPEAIIAGIGSAIPFDNVRHELYDQVHWVTFRHAAAGTVALMRAHAVFAGLSTGAAYLAGRWEARRHPERTHLLVGADTGHRYVEKVFTRHRDVPDADTLEPVEIATLDELAPPWSTMPWARRDHPPARPPAAVAPAVTVPPAVAPAAVVPVAGSPQPPVASGPADPAA, encoded by the coding sequence ATGCCGCCCACGGGCACATCGGCGACCACGCCGCTGCTGCATTCCCACGCCACCGACGCGATCAAGGCGCCGAGCTTCATCCGACTGTCGGAGAACCTGGTCCTCGCCCGTTTCGAGACCCTGAAGGTCTATGCCGCCCTGGGCGCGGTGCGGGCCCTGCTGAAAGCGGGGACGGTACGTCCCGGCGACACCCTCGTCGACAGTTCCAGCGGCATCTACGCGCTCGCGTTGGCCATGGTCTGCCACCGTTACGGACTGCGCTGTCACATCGTCGCCTCGACCACGGTGACCGCGGCCATCCGGGCCCAACTGGAGATCCTCGGCGCCACCGTGGACCAGATGCCGCCGGCGCCGGACCTGCGGCTCGACCAGCACCGTCGGGTGGCCCGGGTGCAGGAGCTGCTGCGCCGCAACCCGGGCATGCACTGGATGCGCCAGTACCACGACCCGACCCACCGCCTCGGGTACGCCGAGCTGGCCGCCCTGGTGCGGGCCGTCCTGCCGCAGGTCCCGTTGACCGTGGTGGCCAGCGTCGGTACGGGCGCGTCGAGCGCGGGGCTGGTCCAGCCGTTGCGGGCCGACGATCCCGCCACGCGGCTGGTCGGCGTGCAACCGTTCGGCAGCGTGAGTTTCGGCAGCGAACGCTTCCCCGACCCGGAGGCCATCATCGCCGGGATCGGCAGCGCCATCCCCTTCGACAACGTCCGGCACGAGCTCTACGACCAGGTGCACTGGGTGACGTTCCGGCACGCCGCGGCCGGCACGGTGGCGTTGATGCGAGCGCACGCGGTCTTCGCCGGGCTGTCCACCGGCGCGGCGTACCTGGCGGGCCGGTGGGAGGCCCGCCGCCACCCGGAGCGGACGCACCTGCTGGTCGGGGCGGACACCGGGCACCGGTACGTGGAGAAGGTCTTCACCCGGCACCGGGACGTGCCGGACGCGGACACCCTCGAACCCGTCGAGATCGCCACCCTCGACGAGCTGGCCCCGCCCTGGTCGACGATGCCCTGGGCGCGCCGCGACCACCCGCCCGCGCGCCCACCTGCCGCCGTTGCCCCGGCTGTGACCGTGCCGCCCGCCGTTGCCCCGGCTGCGGTCGTGCCGGTGGCCGGCTCCCCGCAACCCCCGGTCGCGTCCGGGCCCGCCGACCCGGCGGCGTAG
- a CDS encoding class I SAM-dependent methyltransferase, protein MEWYEDDTFWIDFAGALFAPRRRHEARERVAASPLLELPTGARVLDLGCGPGTYTTPLAERGAQVTGVDLSAAMLDRARHAAETAGVPVRLVRADMRAFVEPDSYDLVISMYTSFGYFTDPAENLLVLRNAWRSLAPGGRLLMDLFGKEIFARWAGTPKVVDVDDGGRLFMRDTVLDDWTRFRSDWTLVHGDTARHGFFEQYVYSAAEIRQLLTTAGFTGIRCFGGFDAQPYDNHAQRLVVQASRPAADGRQP, encoded by the coding sequence GTGGAGTGGTACGAGGACGACACCTTCTGGATCGATTTCGCGGGCGCCCTGTTCGCCCCGCGACGACGGCACGAGGCACGTGAGCGGGTGGCCGCGTCCCCGCTGCTGGAGCTGCCGACCGGCGCCCGGGTCCTCGACCTGGGCTGCGGGCCCGGCACGTACACCACTCCGCTGGCCGAGCGTGGCGCGCAGGTCACCGGCGTGGACCTGAGCGCGGCGATGCTGGACCGCGCCCGCCACGCGGCCGAGACGGCCGGCGTGCCGGTGCGCCTGGTCCGCGCCGACATGCGCGCGTTCGTCGAACCCGACTCCTACGACCTGGTCATCAGCATGTACACCTCGTTCGGCTACTTCACCGACCCGGCCGAGAACCTGCTCGTGCTGCGCAACGCCTGGCGGTCCCTGGCCCCGGGCGGCCGGCTGCTGATGGACCTGTTCGGCAAGGAGATCTTCGCCCGGTGGGCCGGCACGCCCAAGGTGGTCGACGTCGACGACGGGGGCCGCCTGTTCATGCGGGACACCGTCCTGGACGACTGGACCCGCTTCCGCAGCGACTGGACCCTGGTCCACGGGGACACCGCCCGGCACGGGTTCTTCGAGCAGTACGTCTACAGCGCCGCCGAGATCCGCCAACTGCTCACCACCGCCGGCTTCACCGGGATCCGCTGCTTCGGGGGCTTCGACGCGCAGCCGTACGACAACCACGCGCAGCGGCTGGTCGTGCAGGCCAGCCGACCCGCGGCCGACGGGCGGCAGCCGTGA
- a CDS encoding ATP-grasp domain-containing protein — MTIVLLEALTFGLARLRDAAARAGHPLCLLTAHRPAYGYELDRLSPPDVRVVDVDTSDVRACAAVLDRIPDLAGLVNSTDTWMLPGAELAERYGLPTLGLATARTLRDKARVRTLLRRAGLSRADASRLTPTPEAVVSAARSIGYPLIVKDAAGTSSRSVWLIRDDTERDEAARQVADATLLGGHLVAEPYFPGPVYSAETVTWQGRTRLLGVAVHVHTPEPVRREEAVAFPVALPDDDLDRLERWIGEVLATVGLSSGVAHTEYAHTPDGPEVVEVNGRIAGAVIGEMMCRALRVDVYDAVVATALGRRPRLLDAPLRPARGYGMAFLHPPAPGRLAGWRGPERLPLFPGAPEFYPTARVGDPIVHLADQRGCTALVLAEGPTAELGLYHALAAAGTVSHDMRPLDRPRQEPAR, encoded by the coding sequence GTGACGATCGTGCTGCTGGAGGCGCTCACCTTCGGCCTGGCCCGGCTGCGCGACGCCGCCGCCCGCGCCGGCCACCCGCTGTGTCTGCTCACCGCCCACCGACCGGCCTACGGCTACGAGCTCGACCGCCTGTCGCCACCGGACGTGCGGGTGGTCGACGTGGACACCAGCGACGTACGGGCCTGCGCCGCCGTCCTGGACCGGATCCCCGACCTGGCCGGGCTGGTCAACTCCACCGACACCTGGATGCTGCCCGGCGCGGAGCTGGCCGAACGGTACGGCCTGCCCACACTCGGCCTGGCCACCGCCCGCACCCTGCGGGACAAGGCCCGGGTCCGTACCCTGCTGCGCCGCGCCGGACTCAGCCGTGCCGACGCGTCCCGGCTGACGCCGACGCCCGAGGCGGTCGTCTCGGCGGCCCGGAGCATCGGCTACCCGCTGATCGTCAAGGACGCGGCGGGCACCTCCTCCCGCTCGGTGTGGCTGATCCGGGACGACACCGAACGCGACGAGGCGGCCCGGCAGGTCGCCGACGCCACCCTGCTCGGTGGGCACCTGGTCGCCGAGCCCTACTTCCCCGGCCCCGTCTACAGCGCCGAGACCGTCACCTGGCAGGGCCGCACCCGACTGCTCGGGGTCGCCGTGCACGTCCACACCCCCGAGCCGGTCCGCCGCGAGGAGGCCGTCGCGTTCCCGGTCGCCCTCCCCGACGACGACCTCGACCGGCTGGAACGCTGGATCGGCGAGGTCCTCGCCACCGTCGGCCTCAGCTCCGGCGTGGCCCACACCGAGTACGCGCACACCCCCGACGGGCCCGAGGTGGTCGAGGTCAACGGCCGGATCGCCGGCGCGGTCATCGGCGAGATGATGTGCCGTGCCCTGCGGGTCGACGTGTACGACGCCGTCGTCGCCACCGCGCTCGGCCGGCGGCCCCGGCTGCTGGACGCCCCGCTGCGCCCGGCCCGCGGCTACGGCATGGCCTTCCTGCATCCGCCCGCCCCGGGCCGGCTCGCCGGCTGGCGCGGGCCGGAACGGCTGCCGCTGTTTCCCGGCGCCCCCGAGTTCTACCCGACCGCCCGGGTCGGCGACCCGATCGTGCACCTCGCCGACCAGCGCGGCTGCACCGCCCTGGTGCTGGCCGAGGGTCCCACCGCCGAGCTGGGCCTGTACCACGCGCTGGCCGCCGCCGGCACCGTCAGCCACGACATGCGACCGCTGGACCGACCCCGACAGGAGCCCGCCCGATGA
- a CDS encoding class I SAM-dependent methyltransferase — MTVPGPETYGERNADVYDEWHADLDPADAVRCLADLVAEGPAGPVLELAVGTGRVTIPLAERGIDLRGVDASEAMVDRLRAKPGGDRIPVTIGDMADVDPGGDDRFAMVFVVFTTFFFLMSQDEQVRCFSNVARRLLPGGRFVLECLVPDLARYQRQQSVDAHRVDHDHVRLVAVRHDPVEQRFDGQHILITDAGIRLAPVSMRYAWPSELDLMARLAGLRRRDRWGGWRREPYLGAGSHVTVYEKPA, encoded by the coding sequence ATGACCGTCCCCGGACCGGAGACCTACGGCGAACGCAACGCCGACGTCTACGACGAGTGGCACGCCGACCTCGACCCCGCCGACGCCGTGCGGTGTCTGGCCGACCTCGTCGCCGAGGGCCCGGCCGGGCCGGTCCTCGAACTGGCCGTGGGCACCGGCCGGGTGACCATCCCGCTCGCCGAGCGGGGCATCGACCTGCGGGGCGTCGACGCGTCGGAGGCGATGGTGGACCGGCTGCGGGCCAAGCCCGGCGGCGACCGGATCCCCGTCACCATCGGCGACATGGCCGACGTGGACCCGGGCGGCGACGACCGGTTCGCCATGGTCTTCGTCGTGTTCACCACGTTCTTCTTCCTGATGAGCCAGGACGAGCAGGTGCGCTGCTTCAGCAACGTCGCCCGTCGGCTCCTGCCCGGTGGCCGGTTCGTCCTGGAGTGCCTGGTGCCGGACCTCGCCCGCTACCAACGGCAGCAGAGCGTCGACGCGCACCGGGTCGACCACGACCACGTCCGGCTGGTCGCGGTGCGCCACGATCCGGTCGAGCAACGCTTCGACGGCCAGCACATCCTCATCACCGACGCCGGGATCCGCCTGGCCCCGGTGTCCATGCGTTACGCCTGGCCGTCCGAGCTGGACCTGATGGCCCGCCTCGCCGGACTGCGTCGCCGCGACCGGTGGGGCGGCTGGCGTCGGGAGCCCTACCTCGGCGCCGGCAGCCACGTCACCGTCTACGAGAAGCCGGCCTAG
- a CDS encoding ATP-binding cassette domain-containing protein, with protein MLEIERLSAGHPAGRGRGRVTVVDDVSMRVDEGEIVGLVGESGCGKTTLARVVAGLDRPTGGVVRFAGTDVHRLRGGALRAYRRQAQLVFQDPYLSLSPRQTVRQTVAEPLVIHRVGDARARSARVDELLDLVGLDPAVGGRRPRQLSGGQQQRVAIARAMALGPRLLVCDEPVTALDVSVQATVLNLLADLRDRFGLACLFISHDLAVVRQLANRVAVMRAGRIVEQGPTLEVTATPRHPYTRALLAATPTIDTGPRPASRRR; from the coding sequence GTGCTGGAGATCGAACGACTGTCCGCCGGCCATCCCGCCGGGCGGGGACGCGGCCGGGTGACCGTGGTCGACGACGTCAGCATGCGCGTCGACGAGGGGGAGATCGTCGGCCTGGTCGGCGAGTCCGGCTGCGGCAAGACGACGCTGGCGCGGGTGGTCGCCGGGCTCGACCGGCCCACCGGGGGAGTGGTGCGGTTCGCCGGGACCGACGTGCACCGGCTGCGGGGCGGGGCGCTGCGGGCGTACCGGCGGCAGGCGCAGCTGGTGTTCCAGGACCCGTACCTGAGTCTCAGCCCCCGGCAGACGGTCCGGCAGACGGTCGCCGAGCCGCTGGTCATCCACCGGGTCGGGGACGCGCGGGCCCGGTCGGCGCGGGTCGACGAGTTGCTGGACCTCGTCGGACTCGACCCGGCGGTGGGCGGGCGGCGGCCCCGGCAGTTGTCCGGCGGCCAGCAGCAGCGGGTCGCGATCGCCCGGGCGATGGCCCTGGGCCCCCGGCTGCTGGTGTGCGACGAGCCGGTGACCGCGTTGGACGTCTCGGTGCAGGCGACGGTGCTGAACCTGCTGGCCGACCTGCGGGACCGGTTCGGCCTGGCCTGCCTGTTCATCTCCCACGACCTGGCCGTGGTGCGGCAGCTCGCCAACCGGGTGGCGGTGATGCGGGCCGGTCGGATCGTCGAGCAGGGCCCGACCCTGGAGGTCACCGCCACACCCCGGCACCCCTACACCCGGGCGCTGCTGGCGGCGACCCCCACGATCGACACCGGCCCTAGGCCGGCTTCTCGTAGACGGTGA
- a CDS encoding dipeptide/oligopeptide/nickel ABC transporter permease/ATP-binding protein codes for MTTRTRRRGLPPAGRTALVALPLVAFAVVGALAPVLAPTDPAATDLTASLLPPSAEHLLGTDQLGRDQLSRLLHAARVSLVVTAAVLAISLTVGVLTGTIAGYLGGLVDRVVSRLVDMAVSLPGILVALAIVGLRGPGVENLVLAMALWEWAPFARIARARVAGLRGSPHVDALRLLGAGPARIVGRHLLPPALAPCLVYASTEVGAIVLGVATLSFLGLGIAPPQAEWGQMLIEGRPYLASAWWLAYPPGVAITAVVFASNLLGERLAAGAERPSILRWVFPWRRPARPAPAARVAPTAPPGRAAGPPVTVRQAAGPAAQVREVTGTAAQVRQAAGPATEGGPSAGPAGRGAPAVTGDDILLRVRDLTVSYPSTDGRRRRVVADVSYDVPRGHILAVVGETGSGKTTSALAPFGLLDPNAQVTGSALLTSGDGARQLVGLAARERRQVNGRRVGVVFQDGLAVLNPLRTIGAHVEEAVRNAGLGGRRAATRRVGEELLRLVGLPDPARVRGALPHQLSGGMRQRAQIAVALAGEPELLVADEPTSALDVTVQARLLELLARLRAELGMSMIVVSHDLAVVTRLADTVAVMYAGRVVESGPPAAVVTDPRHPYSRGLVDAVPRPGVVPGTRFRTMPGRSGAGPDDTAGCAFAPRCPAAVPACHQRQPALVALGPTRRSACPHPSGVRLAGAAHDHDEG; via the coding sequence ATGACGACCCGGACTCGTCGTCGGGGCCTGCCGCCGGCCGGGCGTACGGCGCTGGTCGCGCTGCCGCTGGTGGCGTTCGCGGTGGTGGGGGCGCTGGCGCCGGTGCTCGCCCCGACCGACCCGGCGGCCACCGACCTGACGGCCAGCCTGCTGCCGCCGTCGGCGGAGCACCTGCTCGGCACCGACCAGCTCGGCCGGGACCAGCTCAGCCGGCTCCTGCACGCCGCGCGGGTCTCGCTGGTGGTCACCGCGGCGGTGCTGGCGATCTCGCTGACCGTCGGCGTGCTGACCGGCACGATCGCCGGCTACCTCGGCGGACTGGTCGACCGGGTGGTCTCCCGGCTCGTCGACATGGCCGTGTCGCTGCCGGGGATCCTGGTGGCGCTGGCGATCGTCGGTCTGCGCGGCCCGGGGGTGGAGAACCTCGTCCTCGCGATGGCGCTGTGGGAGTGGGCGCCGTTCGCGCGCATCGCCCGCGCCCGCGTCGCCGGCCTGCGGGGCAGTCCGCACGTGGACGCGTTGCGGCTGCTCGGCGCGGGGCCCGCGCGCATCGTCGGCCGGCACCTGCTGCCGCCGGCCCTCGCGCCGTGCCTGGTGTACGCGAGCACCGAGGTGGGCGCGATCGTGCTCGGGGTCGCCACGCTGAGTTTCCTCGGGCTCGGCATCGCGCCACCCCAGGCCGAGTGGGGACAGATGCTCATCGAGGGCCGGCCGTACCTGGCGTCGGCGTGGTGGTTGGCGTATCCGCCGGGCGTGGCGATCACCGCGGTGGTGTTCGCGAGCAACCTGCTCGGGGAGCGACTGGCCGCCGGCGCCGAGCGGCCGTCGATCCTGCGGTGGGTGTTCCCGTGGCGGCGGCCGGCCCGTCCCGCCCCGGCCGCCCGGGTCGCTCCCACCGCCCCGCCGGGTCGAGCCGCCGGCCCGCCCGTGACGGTCCGTCAGGCCGCCGGCCCGGCGGCTCAGGTCCGCGAGGTCACCGGAACGGCGGCTCAGGTCCGTCAGGCCGCCGGCCCGGCGACGGAAGGCGGTCCGTCCGCCGGCCCGGCGGGGCGCGGCGCTCCGGCGGTGACCGGCGACGACATCCTGCTGCGGGTACGGGATCTGACGGTCAGCTACCCGTCGACGGACGGGCGACGCCGACGGGTCGTCGCCGACGTCTCCTACGACGTGCCCCGCGGCCACATCCTGGCGGTGGTCGGTGAGACCGGCAGCGGCAAGACCACCTCCGCGTTGGCGCCGTTCGGGCTGCTGGACCCGAACGCCCAGGTCACCGGCTCGGCCCTGCTGACCTCCGGGGACGGGGCCCGGCAGCTCGTCGGGCTGGCGGCCCGGGAGCGACGGCAGGTCAACGGCCGGCGGGTGGGAGTGGTGTTCCAGGACGGTCTCGCCGTGCTGAACCCGCTGCGGACGATCGGCGCGCACGTCGAGGAGGCGGTCCGTAACGCGGGCCTCGGTGGCCGCCGCGCCGCCACCCGCCGGGTCGGCGAGGAGCTGCTGCGGCTGGTCGGCCTGCCCGACCCGGCCCGGGTCCGGGGCGCGCTACCGCACCAGTTGTCCGGTGGCATGCGGCAGCGCGCGCAGATCGCGGTGGCGTTGGCCGGCGAGCCGGAGCTGCTCGTCGCCGACGAGCCCACGTCCGCGCTGGACGTGACAGTGCAGGCGCGGCTGCTGGAGCTGCTGGCCCGGCTCCGCGCCGAGCTGGGCATGTCGATGATCGTGGTCAGCCACGACCTGGCGGTGGTGACCCGACTGGCGGACACCGTCGCGGTCATGTACGCGGGACGCGTCGTCGAGTCGGGACCGCCCGCCGCCGTGGTGACGGACCCGCGCCACCCGTACAGCCGGGGGCTGGTCGACGCGGTGCCGCGCCCCGGCGTCGTCCCGGGCACCCGGTTCCGCACCATGCCGGGGCGCTCCGGGGCCGGCCCGGACGACACCGCCGGCTGCGCGTTCGCCCCCCGCTGCCCGGCGGCCGTGCCGGCGTGCCACCAGCGCCAGCCGGCGCTGGTGGCGTTGGGGCCGACCCGCCGCTCGGCGTGCCCCCACCCGTCCGGCGTGCGCCTGGCCGGGGCCGCCCACGACCACGACGAGGGCTGA
- a CDS encoding ABC transporter permease produces MSAPHRLRLVGGHVARWVVDTAGVLLALSVGTFALVLVARGDPAAMLAATRAGCPATPEQVAAVRVELGLDAPAPVRYARWLADAVTGDFGVSLRTSTPIGPEVADRVGVTVGLVAASAVLALVVGVAVGVAGAVLGRGPLRGALRVGALLVSSVPAFWLSYLLVLLLALRLGWVPTSGMAGPRTWVMPVAVLGLPAAGALSRVVAVSLREALDRPYVLAAQARGSRPLSIVLRDGLPNAAGPVLSVAGVTVGMLLVGTVVVEQIFGWPGLGAYFVRAAAARDVPAVQAGALLLGGGFILANRAADVAQLLVDPRSRRGPAGRPRPARRRWWPGRSATAGAETS; encoded by the coding sequence GTGAGCGCGCCGCACCGGCTGCGCCTGGTCGGCGGGCACGTCGCGCGGTGGGTCGTCGACACCGCCGGCGTGCTGCTCGCGCTCTCCGTGGGCACGTTCGCGCTGGTCCTGGTCGCCCGGGGCGATCCGGCGGCGATGCTGGCGGCGACCCGGGCCGGCTGCCCGGCCACTCCCGAGCAGGTCGCGGCGGTCCGGGTCGAGCTGGGGCTGGACGCGCCCGCCCCGGTGCGGTACGCGCGGTGGCTGGCCGACGCGGTGACCGGCGACTTCGGCGTGTCGCTGCGGACGAGCACGCCGATCGGGCCCGAGGTCGCCGACCGGGTGGGCGTGACCGTGGGGCTGGTGGCCGCGTCCGCCGTGCTGGCCCTCGTGGTGGGGGTGGCCGTCGGGGTGGCCGGGGCGGTGCTCGGCCGGGGGCCGCTGCGCGGGGCGCTGCGGGTCGGCGCGCTGCTGGTCTCCTCGGTGCCGGCGTTCTGGCTGAGTTACCTGCTCGTGCTGCTGCTGGCGCTGCGGTTGGGCTGGGTGCCGACGTCCGGCATGGCCGGTCCACGGACGTGGGTGATGCCGGTGGCGGTGCTCGGCCTGCCGGCGGCCGGCGCGCTCAGCCGGGTGGTGGCGGTCAGCCTGCGGGAAGCCCTCGACCGGCCGTACGTGCTGGCGGCGCAGGCCCGGGGCAGCCGTCCACTGTCGATCGTGCTGCGCGACGGTCTGCCGAACGCCGCCGGGCCGGTGCTGTCGGTGGCCGGGGTCACCGTGGGCATGCTGCTGGTGGGCACGGTCGTGGTGGAGCAGATCTTCGGCTGGCCGGGCCTGGGCGCGTACTTCGTGCGGGCGGCGGCGGCCCGGGACGTGCCGGCGGTGCAGGCCGGCGCGCTGCTGCTGGGCGGCGGGTTCATCCTGGCCAACCGGGCGGCCGACGTGGCGCAGCTCCTCGTCGACCCACGGTCGCGGCGGGGCCCGGCCGGGCGGCCCCGACCGGCCCGGCGTCGATGGTGGCCGGGCCGGTCGGCCACCGCCGGGGCGGAGACGTCATGA
- a CDS encoding ABC transporter substrate-binding protein: MPRPRLLVAALAMSIALTSACGSTVDTSGPSDTLRVGLSDETGALDPHAFTGNFLLLDAIYEPLVEYGAEGRLEPGLAQSWTVAPDGRQVTFDLRDGVRFTDGTPLDAAAVKWNFERWVGNKRFAFFRASQVITSVQAPDPDTVVLTLAEPYEPLLQEMSIVRPVRLLSPRSVAADGAFARPVGTGPWKYVSHDATGAVLERNDDHWGPKPKLKRLEFTVIPDSQARADALGNGEIDLIGGGYLAPITPVEAKALDERADVTLLTGAPDVSIMLGFHPDGPAGDKAVRQAVLRAVDTTALARTLLLGYAEPARRVFPPDVPDSGVDLPPAFDRAGAERVLDAAGYVRAGKGRARAGKPLTLRLLIPATPAAGQLDPRAMASAIAAALGEVGITVEIVPVDAAVYYDERAEGRYDLTFFESLGAPYDPSSSIVSLFTSAARAPLWATPAVEKLVDKALFAREPAARAVAYQELYDAVAADAGFVPLVYRPRLWAVRDRVAGFTVPPSDVDLALTGVSVG; this comes from the coding sequence GTGCCGCGACCACGCCTGCTCGTTGCCGCCCTTGCCATGTCGATCGCGTTGACCAGCGCCTGCGGCTCCACCGTCGACACCTCCGGGCCGTCCGACACGCTGCGCGTCGGGCTGAGCGACGAGACCGGCGCGTTGGACCCGCACGCGTTCACCGGCAACTTCCTGCTGCTCGACGCGATCTACGAGCCGCTCGTCGAGTACGGCGCGGAGGGGCGGCTGGAGCCCGGCCTGGCCCAGTCGTGGACCGTGGCCCCCGACGGCCGGCAGGTCACCTTCGACCTGCGCGACGGGGTCCGGTTCACCGACGGGACGCCGCTGGACGCCGCCGCGGTGAAGTGGAACTTCGAACGGTGGGTGGGCAACAAACGGTTCGCGTTCTTCCGGGCCTCCCAGGTCATCACGTCGGTGCAGGCCCCGGATCCGGACACCGTGGTGCTCACCCTCGCCGAGCCGTACGAGCCGCTGCTCCAGGAGATGTCGATCGTCCGGCCGGTCCGGCTGCTCAGCCCCCGGTCGGTGGCCGCCGACGGCGCGTTCGCGCGGCCGGTGGGCACCGGGCCGTGGAAGTACGTCTCCCACGACGCCACGGGCGCGGTGCTGGAACGCAACGACGACCACTGGGGGCCGAAACCGAAGCTGAAGCGCCTGGAGTTCACCGTCATCCCCGATTCGCAGGCCCGCGCCGACGCCCTCGGCAACGGCGAGATCGACCTGATCGGCGGCGGCTACCTGGCCCCCATCACGCCGGTGGAGGCGAAGGCCCTCGACGAACGCGCCGACGTCACCCTCCTCACCGGCGCGCCCGACGTGTCCATCATGCTCGGTTTCCATCCCGACGGTCCGGCCGGTGACAAGGCCGTCCGACAGGCGGTCCTGCGGGCCGTCGACACGACCGCACTGGCCAGGACGCTGCTGCTGGGCTACGCCGAGCCGGCCCGACGGGTCTTCCCGCCGGACGTGCCGGACTCCGGCGTGGACCTGCCGCCGGCCTTCGACCGGGCGGGCGCGGAACGCGTGCTGGACGCCGCCGGCTACGTCCGCGCCGGGAAGGGCCGGGCCCGGGCCGGCAAGCCGCTGACGCTGCGGCTGCTCATCCCGGCGACGCCGGCGGCGGGCCAGCTCGACCCGCGCGCCATGGCCTCGGCGATCGCGGCGGCGCTCGGCGAGGTGGGCATCACCGTCGAGATCGTCCCGGTGGACGCCGCGGTCTACTACGACGAACGCGCCGAGGGCCGCTACGACCTCACCTTCTTCGAGTCCCTCGGCGCGCCGTACGACCCGTCCAGCTCGATCGTGTCGCTGTTCACCAGCGCCGCGCGGGCCCCGCTGTGGGCGACGCCGGCCGTCGAGAAGCTCGTCGACAAGGCACTGTTCGCCCGGGAGCCGGCCGCCCGCGCGGTGGCCTACCAGGAGCTCTACGACGCGGTGGCCGCCGACGCCGGGTTCGTGCCGCTGGTCTACCGGCCCCGGTTGTGGGCGGTACGGGACCGGGTGGCCGGGTTCACGGTGCCGCCCAGCGACGTGGACCTGGCCCTCACCGGGGTCAGCGTCGGGTGA
- the map gene encoding type I methionyl aminopeptidase: MIELKSAEEIARMAVTGRFVGELLAELGEVAEVGVNLMDIEHHARRRIRERGAESCYWDYAPSFGRGPFRNVLCLSVNDAVLHGLPHDYLLRDGDLLSIDMAVGIDGWVADSAISVVVGAADPADLRLIEATEVALAAGVAAARPGGRLGDVSAAIGEVARSYGYRVNGEFGGHGIGRTMHEAPHVANDGRAGRGMRLSPGLTIAIEPWFCRSTDRIRFDADGWTIRSADGSRTAHSEHTVAVTASGPQVLTLRPGSGATPAEPTGRPATAS; this comes from the coding sequence ATGATCGAGCTCAAGTCCGCCGAGGAGATCGCCCGGATGGCGGTGACCGGCCGGTTCGTCGGTGAGCTGCTCGCCGAGCTGGGCGAGGTCGCCGAGGTCGGCGTCAACCTGATGGACATCGAACACCACGCCCGCCGCCGGATCCGCGAACGCGGCGCCGAGTCGTGCTACTGGGACTACGCCCCGTCGTTCGGTCGGGGCCCGTTCCGCAACGTGCTGTGCCTGTCGGTCAACGACGCGGTGCTGCACGGCCTGCCGCACGACTACCTGCTGCGCGACGGCGACCTGCTCAGCATCGACATGGCGGTCGGCATCGACGGGTGGGTCGCCGACTCCGCGATCTCCGTGGTCGTCGGCGCCGCCGACCCCGCCGACCTGCGGCTGATCGAGGCCACCGAGGTCGCGCTGGCGGCCGGCGTCGCCGCCGCCCGGCCCGGGGGTCGCCTCGGCGACGTCTCCGCCGCGATCGGCGAGGTGGCCCGCTCCTACGGCTACCGCGTCAACGGCGAGTTCGGCGGGCACGGCATCGGCCGTACCATGCACGAGGCCCCCCACGTGGCCAACGACGGCCGTGCCGGGCGCGGCATGCGACTCAGCCCCGGCCTCACCATCGCCATCGAGCCCTGGTTCTGCCGCTCCACCGACCGGATCAGGTTCGACGCCGACGGCTGGACGATCCGCTCCGCCGACGGCTCCCGCACCGCCCACTCCGAGCACACCGTCGCCGTCACGGCGTCCGGCCCGCAGGTGCTCACCCTCCGCCCCGGGTCCGGCGCCACCCCGGCCGAGCCCACCGGCAGGCCCGCTACGGCCTCCTGA
- a CDS encoding helix-turn-helix transcriptional regulator — translation MVRQPLTAAQIAAGQRLGVALRAARAGRSLVEVAVAAGISPETLRKIEAGRLPAPAFGTVVRLSRALDVPLGELADAWLADMPVRQAS, via the coding sequence ATGGTTCGCCAACCGCTCACCGCCGCACAGATCGCCGCCGGCCAGCGGCTCGGCGTCGCCCTCCGGGCCGCGCGGGCCGGCCGCAGCCTCGTCGAGGTGGCCGTGGCGGCCGGCATCTCCCCCGAGACGCTGCGCAAGATCGAGGCGGGTCGCCTGCCCGCGCCCGCGTTCGGCACCGTGGTCCGCCTCAGCCGGGCCCTCGACGTCCCCCTCGGCGAGCTGGCCGACGCCTGGCTGGCCGACATGCCCGTACGGCAGGCCTCCTGA